A stretch of Arachis hypogaea cultivar Tifrunner chromosome 15, arahy.Tifrunner.gnm2.J5K5, whole genome shotgun sequence DNA encodes these proteins:
- the LOC112748669 gene encoding uncharacterized protein → MPKDWMDLPRYSEEYINGVISFLDFAYSEGEPDGRQIQCPCKRCCNINWYRRDVVFDHLVADGFVKGYRTWINHGEWAILMAVDDDTDDEEGARDDIEGLLNDAFGDVSHAEGVTIGQNKEAKKFYNLIDGASQELYPGCKKFSTLSFTIRLYLLKCLHGWSNASFTSLLELLKEAMPELNIPSSFHKTKSMIRDLGLDYKKIDACPNDCLLYRKELKDEKQCRVCGTSRYTENSNDNSEIQPDKKGRPIPAKTLRYFPIIPRLQRLFMCSKTAASLRWHDEERVKDGTLKHPADGLAWKNLDEIDEEFARESRNIRLGLSSDGFNPFCSMNISWSTWPVMLMVYNLPPWMCMKPEYCMLSLLIPGPQSPGKDIDVYLQPLIEDLKLLWEKGVETYDASKNEIFQMRAALLWTINDFPAYAMLSGWSTKGKLACPCCNKNTSSLQLKHSRKIVYMDHRVFLPMDHPWRTNTRSFNGKQELRPPPPVIEGPEIFEMLQDAENVFEKKQSTSNSFPWNWKKRSIFFELPYWHKNPLRHNLDVMHIEKNILDSVIGTLLDIPGKTKDHLNARYDLKDLGIWKNLQPKEVNNGKRTKLAKACFSMTAAEKSVFCGVLKTTKLPDGSASNI, encoded by the coding sequence ATGCCAAAGGATTGGATGGATCTACCGAGGTATAGCGAAGAGTATATCAATGGTGTTATTAGTTTTTTAGACTTTGCATACTCTGAGGGAGAACCGGACGGACGACAAATTCAATGTCCTTGCAAGAGGTGTTGTAACATTAATTGGTATAGAAGAGATGTGGTATTCGACCATTTAGTAGCCGACGGATTTGTTAAGGGATATAGAACGTGGATTAATCATGGCGAATGGGCAATTCTGATGGCGGTTGACGATGACACGGATGATGAAGAAGGTGCACGCGATGACATCGAAGGACTTCTTAATGATGCATTTGGAGATGTATCTCATGCTGAGGGTGTTACTATAGGTCAAAATAAAGAGGCTAAAAAGTTTTACAATTTAATAGATGGGGCAAGTCAAGAGTTATACCCGGGTTGCAAGAAATTTTCTACGTTATCTTTTACCATCCGTCTGTACTTGTTAAAGTGTTTGCATGGTTGGAGCAATGCCTCCTTCACTTCACTTCTTGAGCTATTGAAAGAGGCAATGCCTGAGCTTAACATACCTTCATCTTTCCATAAGACAAAGTCTATGATAAGAGATTTAGGTCtggattataaaaaaattgatgcttGTCCTAATGATTGCCTCCTGTATAGAAAAGAACTAAAGGATGAAAAACAATGTCGTGTGTGTGGAACTTCTCGATATACTGAAAATTCCAATGATAATAGCGAGATCCAACCTGACAAGAAAGGCCGTCCTATTCCTGCAAAGACTTTGAGATACTTTCCTATAATTCCAAGACTTCAGAGATTATTTATGTGCTCAAAGACGGCAGCAAGTCTGAGGTGGCATGATGAGGAGCGCGTAAAAGATGGGACGTTAAAGCATCCTGCTGATGGCTTGGCATGGAAGAATCTTGATGAAATCGATGAAGAATTTGCAAGAGAATCTCGCAATATTAGACTAGGCTTGTCAAGTGATGGGTTCAACCCATTTTGTAGCATGAACATTTCATGGAGCACGTGGCCCGTGATGCTGATGGTATACAACTTGCCTCCGTGGATGTGCATGAAACCCGAATATTGTATGCTTTCTTTGCTTATTCCTGGGCCACAATCACCTGGTAAAGACATTGATGTGTATCTACAACCATTGATAGAAGACTTGAAGTTGTTGTGGGAAAAAGGGGTCGAAACCTATGATGCGTCAAAGAATGAGATCTTTCAAATGCGGGCAGCTCTTTTGTGGACAATCAATGATTTTCCTGCTTATGCTATGTTGTCTGGGTGGAGTACAAAGGGAAAGTTGGCTTGCCCTTGTTGCAACAAAAATACCAGTAGCTTACAACTAAAACACAGTCGGAAGATAGTTTATATGGACCATCGTGTCTTTTTACCCATGGATCATCCATGGAGAACCAATACAAGGTCTTTTAATGGGAAGCAGGAATTAAGACCCCCTCCACCTGTTATAGAAGGACCCGAAATTTTTGAGATGCTACAAGATGCTGAGAATGTCTTTGAAAAGAAGCAAAGTACATCAAATAGTTTCCCATGGAATTGGAAAAAAAGATCAATTTTCTTTGAATTGCCTTACTGGCACAAGAACCCACTGCGTCACAACTTAGAtgtcatgcacatagagaagaatatACTTGACAGTGTAATTGGAACTCTCTTGGATATCCCAGGAAAGACAAAGGACCATTTGAATGCTCGATATGACTTAAAAGATTTGGGTATCTGGAAAAATCTTCAACCAAAGGAGGTGAATAATGGCAAGAGAACAAAGTTGGCAAAGGCATGCTTTTCTATGACTGCTGCAGAGAAGTCAGTTTTTTGTGGTGTTTTGAAGACAACAAAGCTACCTGATGGCAGTGCTTCGAATATATAA